A stretch of Fundicoccus culcitae DNA encodes these proteins:
- a CDS encoding LysR family transcriptional regulator — translation MELKYLYTVKKIIETGNYQKAAQALNYAQSTITFQIKQLEKELAIKLFEKEKQQMVLTPEGQEVLPLINQVIEASEALINFQTQDSGLKGSLTLAVPETLLTYKLQPIFKAFKAQAPHVKLSIRVMNCYAIFDEMVNGQIDAAFHYDVRNYPNRIQTHPIGTFPLVLVASPELAVDQRDFVTAHQTKSVCHIQNDRDAFYLKIFNKYLHNQDIHLETPSELWSIETIKQSVMSNLGVAYLPRFTVEAELLQGKLIELETAIQDNHMHASFGYHQNKADTPTIRLLNDLIKQQLK, via the coding sequence ATGGAACTTAAATATCTTTATACTGTCAAGAAAATCATTGAAACCGGCAATTACCAAAAAGCGGCTCAAGCCCTGAATTACGCGCAGTCAACCATTACCTTTCAAATTAAGCAACTTGAAAAGGAGCTGGCGATTAAGTTATTTGAAAAAGAAAAGCAGCAGATGGTGTTGACGCCAGAGGGGCAAGAGGTTTTGCCTTTAATCAACCAAGTCATTGAGGCGTCGGAAGCGTTGATTAATTTTCAAACCCAAGATAGTGGGCTAAAGGGTAGTTTAACTCTTGCGGTGCCTGAAACGCTGTTAACCTATAAACTTCAGCCTATTTTTAAAGCGTTCAAAGCCCAAGCGCCGCATGTTAAACTCAGTATTCGGGTGATGAATTGTTACGCCATTTTTGATGAAATGGTCAATGGGCAAATTGATGCGGCGTTTCATTACGATGTCCGCAATTACCCCAATCGCATTCAAACCCATCCTATTGGCACGTTTCCTTTGGTTTTAGTGGCATCTCCGGAGTTGGCTGTAGACCAACGCGATTTTGTGACCGCTCACCAAACGAAATCCGTCTGCCACATTCAAAACGACCGTGATGCTTTTTACCTTAAAATTTTTAATAAATATCTCCACAACCAAGACATTCATTTAGAAACGCCCTCAGAATTGTGGAGCATTGAAACGATTAAGCAAAGTGTCATGAGTAATCTTGGGGTGGCTTACCTACCACGCTTTACAGTTGAAGCTGAACTACTACAAGGAAAGTTGATTGAACTGGAAACGGCTATTCAAGACAATCACATGCATGCTTCCTTTGGTTATCATCAAAATAAAGCAGACACACCAACGATTAGGCTCTTAAATGATCTGATTAAACAACAACTAAAATAG
- a CDS encoding phosphate/phosphite/phosphonate ABC transporter substrate-binding protein, which produces MKKFLALLGLTSLLVSNTALSTVSAQEPTEIDQLTVAFVPSRDPEEIITATEPLKQLLIDELAELGFNVGNVEITVGTNYEAVGEAMAAGTADVGLIPGGTYVLFDEDVEVLLTSTRAGLSKDSENPADWNDGLPTETGDQQVTYYKGLIIAGPSEKGQELAAKVNNGEELTWEDLDSANWSVMSSSSSSGYIYPSIWLSQRYDGKMVSDLSTIVQAESYASSIARLAAEQVDIVVGFADLRRDYAEDWEGDMGREASIWEETNVIGVTPNVYNDTVSVSLNSEVMTDELKEAIAQAFINISETEAGLEVISIYSHEGYQRATSEDYDNEREAQRILREQAE; this is translated from the coding sequence ATGAAAAAGTTTTTAGCTTTACTAGGTTTAACAAGTTTATTAGTTTCAAACACTGCTTTATCAACAGTTTCTGCGCAAGAACCAACGGAAATTGATCAATTAACCGTAGCTTTCGTTCCATCGCGTGATCCTGAAGAAATTATTACTGCCACTGAGCCACTAAAACAATTATTAATTGATGAGTTAGCGGAATTAGGTTTTAACGTTGGTAATGTTGAAATTACTGTTGGTACAAACTATGAAGCAGTTGGCGAAGCAATGGCCGCTGGTACAGCTGATGTTGGTTTAATCCCTGGGGGAACTTATGTATTATTCGATGAAGATGTTGAAGTTTTATTAACATCTACACGTGCAGGGCTTTCAAAAGACTCTGAAAATCCAGCAGACTGGAATGATGGTTTACCTACTGAAACAGGTGACCAACAAGTTACTTACTACAAAGGTTTAATTATTGCTGGTCCTTCTGAAAAAGGTCAAGAGCTTGCTGCTAAAGTAAATAACGGTGAAGAATTAACTTGGGAAGACTTAGATAGTGCTAACTGGTCAGTTATGTCATCTTCTTCATCATCAGGTTACATCTACCCATCTATTTGGTTAAGTCAACGTTATGATGGCAAGATGGTTTCTGATTTATCAACAATTGTTCAAGCAGAATCTTACGCTTCATCAATTGCACGTTTAGCGGCTGAACAAGTTGATATCGTTGTTGGTTTCGCTGACTTACGTCGTGATTACGCTGAAGATTGGGAAGGCGATATGGGACGTGAAGCTTCAATTTGGGAAGAAACAAATGTGATTGGTGTAACACCAAACGTTTATAACGATACAGTTTCAGTATCACTTAATTCAGAAGTTATGACTGATGAATTAAAAGAAGCTATTGCACAAGCCTTCATTAATATTTCTGAAACAGAAGCAGGCTTAGAAGTTATTTCTATCTATAGCCACGAAGGATATCAAAGAGCCACTTCTGAAGATTACGATAATGAGCGTGAAGCACAAAGAATTTTACGTGAACAAGCTGAATAA
- a CDS encoding UTP--glucose-1-phosphate uridylyltransferase, whose amino-acid sequence MSKVRKAIIPAAGYGTGFLPATKASPKELLPIVDKPIIQFIVEEAMASGIEEIIIVTGKHKRSIEDHFDSAIELESNLLEKEKWDLLELVKDTTMPNLFFVRQSYPLGLGDAIYQAKAFVSNEPFVVMLGDNIIDAEIPVTKQLIDLYDETQQMNVAVIETPEKDLSKYGNVDKGTLLPQFGHGDDVIKVNNFIEKPTKENILSSYAIAGRYVLTPEIFDVLANQEPGIDDKIQLTDALQKISQYQTVYARIVDADRHDVGNKLGYLQYSLEYGLEHPEIADGLRDLIIKKSQDLK is encoded by the coding sequence ATGTCAAAAGTCCGTAAAGCAATTATCCCCGCTGCTGGATATGGGACAGGTTTTTTACCAGCTACCAAAGCTAGCCCTAAAGAACTACTACCGATAGTTGATAAACCAATTATTCAATTTATCGTTGAGGAAGCGATGGCTTCAGGGATTGAAGAAATTATTATCGTGACCGGTAAACACAAACGATCAATTGAAGATCACTTTGACTCAGCCATCGAGCTGGAATCAAATTTATTAGAAAAAGAAAAATGGGATTTGTTGGAATTAGTTAAGGATACCACAATGCCTAATTTGTTCTTTGTCCGCCAGTCTTATCCTTTAGGCTTAGGCGATGCGATTTATCAAGCCAAGGCTTTTGTATCAAATGAACCCTTCGTGGTTATGTTGGGTGACAATATTATCGATGCTGAAATCCCTGTAACGAAACAGTTGATTGATCTCTATGATGAAACCCAACAAATGAATGTTGCGGTTATCGAAACCCCTGAAAAAGACCTAAGTAAATACGGTAATGTTGATAAAGGGACCTTGTTACCGCAATTTGGTCATGGCGATGATGTAATCAAAGTAAATAATTTTATTGAAAAACCCACCAAAGAAAATATTTTGAGTTCCTATGCGATTGCTGGACGCTACGTCTTAACGCCGGAAATTTTTGATGTGTTAGCCAACCAAGAACCGGGTATCGACGACAAAATTCAATTAACGGATGCCTTGCAAAAAATCAGCCAATACCAAACCGTTTATGCGCGCATTGTTGACGCCGACCGCCATGATGTGGGAAACAAATTAGGTTACCTGCAATATAGCCTCGAATACGGCTTGGAGCACCCTGAAATTGCTGATGGCTTGCGCGACTTAATTATTAAGAAAAGCCAAGACCTTAAATAA
- a CDS encoding baeRF6 domain-containing protein, whose protein sequence is MKELLTFPTDELFQENQVYLTISLDTELASINSDKNRIKLDQLIKKAEQIGNENYGAELTAKLVKQAKEFQKDADFQEIGGNNLVLYITPDETYYYLLTRPIDNGVTVSERPNLSAVIENFQYVATYHLLVLSREKMRLFVGQQERLTEVDMSSDADAPVDVATALGEEYTQTSMNAEGSVFHGQSDASAEKEIDLENYFRIVDKYIYENYSKNTHYPLVLFALTENVAEFRRISKNKYLSDYPIEASPVQLSDNDIQERAAKQVNYVAEVRHSELMERFKETTPQFKLESQYNDLAFSSLQGRIDYLLIQKGLEVTGTIDDEGQYVPSPKDDYLSRLIWNTLHAKGKVYLLDADKMPEGIQIAAVLRY, encoded by the coding sequence ATGAAAGAACTTTTAACATTTCCAACAGATGAACTATTTCAGGAAAATCAGGTGTATTTAACGATCAGTTTAGATACCGAGCTGGCATCGATTAATTCGGATAAGAACCGGATTAAATTGGATCAGCTGATTAAAAAAGCGGAACAAATTGGCAATGAAAATTATGGAGCAGAACTGACTGCTAAATTGGTTAAACAAGCCAAAGAATTCCAAAAAGATGCTGATTTTCAAGAAATTGGCGGGAACAATCTGGTTTTATATATTACGCCAGATGAAACCTACTATTATCTTCTAACGCGCCCAATTGACAATGGGGTGACGGTGTCTGAAAGACCGAATCTGTCAGCGGTTATCGAGAATTTCCAATATGTGGCGACGTATCACTTACTGGTCTTGAGTCGTGAAAAAATGCGTCTGTTTGTCGGACAACAAGAACGTTTAACCGAAGTAGATATGTCTAGTGATGCGGATGCGCCGGTCGATGTTGCGACGGCTTTGGGTGAAGAATATACGCAAACTTCAATGAACGCTGAAGGTAGTGTTTTCCACGGACAATCCGATGCAAGTGCCGAAAAAGAAATTGATTTAGAAAATTATTTCCGGATTGTGGATAAATACATTTACGAAAACTATTCAAAAAATACCCACTACCCATTGGTCTTATTCGCTTTAACTGAAAATGTGGCCGAATTCCGTCGCATTTCTAAAAATAAATACCTCAGCGACTACCCAATCGAAGCGTCACCTGTGCAACTATCCGATAATGATATTCAAGAGCGCGCAGCTAAACAAGTTAATTATGTTGCGGAAGTTCGCCATTCCGAATTGATGGAGCGCTTCAAGGAAACCACTCCACAATTTAAATTAGAGTCCCAATACAACGACCTGGCCTTCTCCAGTTTACAAGGTCGGATCGACTATCTTTTAATTCAAAAAGGGTTAGAAGTAACGGGCACCATTGACGATGAAGGTCAATACGTCCCAAGTCCAAAAGACGACTACCTTAGCCGTTTGATTTGGAATACCCTACACGCCAAAGGCAAAGTCTACTTGCTAGACGCCGACAAAATGCCTGAAGGCATACAAATCGCAGCAGTCTTACGCTATTAA
- a CDS encoding GNAT family N-acetyltransferase, whose protein sequence is MIQFKTVTRDNFKAIIHLKVAPEQEEFVATNLFSLAQSYVALLNDPVPPMSFGIYEEDTLVGFIMMVYTAAEDNEFADEAIYSIDRFMMGEAFQNKGLGRKAFAEALNYLKTLPHGPATAIYTSYEPDNHVAKNLYAQFGFIEFAEDAGESVARLEL, encoded by the coding sequence ATGATACAATTTAAAACCGTCACCCGGGATAATTTCAAGGCTATTATTCATTTGAAAGTTGCGCCGGAGCAAGAAGAATTTGTCGCAACCAATTTGTTTAGTCTAGCCCAATCGTATGTCGCGCTTTTAAATGACCCCGTTCCACCTATGAGTTTCGGTATTTACGAAGAGGATACCTTGGTCGGTTTTATCATGATGGTTTATACAGCTGCAGAAGACAACGAATTCGCTGATGAAGCCATTTATAGCATTGATCGCTTTATGATGGGTGAAGCTTTTCAAAACAAAGGGTTAGGAAGAAAAGCCTTCGCAGAAGCTTTGAACTATCTGAAAACTTTGCCCCATGGACCTGCCACAGCCATTTATACATCCTATGAACCAGATAATCATGTAGCCAAGAACTTGTATGCTCAATTTGGTTTTATCGAGTTTGCGGAAGATGCAGGGGAAAGCGTCGCAAGACTTGAATTATAA
- the phnC gene encoding phosphonate ABC transporter ATP-binding protein, which produces MIEFKNVSKVYPNGVTALKNIDLTINQGEFVAIIGLSGAGKSTLIRTINKMHPITDGSLTVNDIDVSQLKGKELRRFRRDIGMIFQSFNLVNRAKVITNVLNALVPDLPAWRNLIGYFTKEEEIFALEQLDRVGILDKAYTRVDQLSGGQQQRVALARTLAQSPKIILADEPVASLDPVTANVVMNDFKRINRDNNISVLINIHHVELALEFCDRIIGIRDGEIVFDGPSDKVDQETLNYIYKGKTEAMEGVS; this is translated from the coding sequence ATGATTGAATTCAAAAACGTTTCGAAGGTTTATCCCAATGGGGTGACCGCACTGAAGAATATTGATTTGACGATTAATCAAGGAGAGTTCGTGGCAATTATTGGGCTTTCGGGAGCGGGGAAATCGACGTTGATCCGCACCATCAACAAAATGCATCCTATTACAGACGGTTCGCTGACGGTCAATGACATCGATGTGAGTCAACTGAAAGGGAAGGAATTACGTCGTTTCCGCCGTGATATCGGGATGATTTTCCAATCCTTCAACTTAGTCAATCGGGCCAAAGTAATCACCAATGTGTTAAATGCTTTAGTCCCGGATTTACCTGCTTGGCGCAATCTCATTGGTTACTTTACTAAAGAAGAGGAAATCTTTGCTTTAGAGCAATTAGACCGTGTTGGGATTTTGGATAAAGCTTATACGCGGGTCGACCAACTTTCTGGGGGTCAACAACAACGGGTGGCGCTGGCGCGGACTTTGGCGCAATCCCCTAAAATTATTTTGGCCGACGAACCGGTCGCTTCACTTGATCCTGTGACGGCGAATGTCGTGATGAACGACTTCAAACGGATTAACCGCGACAATAATATTTCTGTTTTAATAAATATCCACCACGTTGAGTTGGCGCTTGAGTTTTGTGATCGTATTATTGGGATTCGCGATGGTGAGATTGTTTTTGATGGGCCTTCGGACAAAGTCGACCAAGAAACACTCAATTATATTTATAAAGGGAAAACGGAAGCGATGGAAGGGGTGTCCTAA
- a CDS encoding nuclease-related domain-containing protein, producing the protein MNKTKQHKILEHMAARGMIKDQTLEQKLNRLKSGYEGEIAFVKWFNQYNHSYWKLEVDYWFDKDGRKQIDDILMATHRWIVVDVKNYFGKFNYLKGDCLLNGFTMGTDIFDELETKTKKASQIAAEVSRNIQVDSAMIFIGEHCQVDLDCVPKAQVVMRNELFQFIDGLEFAEPMADWLQKKVATKLDFYRTDERPPDIALEPKQFEELKKGIRCGKCSGYNMTANKLWITCMDCGKKESYKETICRHAIELRYLFYYYPEMGTTKNIYELMGGKISKRSIRRYLSIEFTPSNGGNGCYYAVKLKQ; encoded by the coding sequence ATGAATAAAACAAAACAACACAAAATTCTGGAGCATATGGCTGCGCGTGGCATGATTAAGGATCAGACGTTGGAACAAAAGTTAAATCGTCTAAAAAGTGGTTATGAAGGTGAAATCGCCTTTGTAAAGTGGTTTAATCAGTATAATCACAGTTACTGGAAATTAGAGGTCGATTATTGGTTTGATAAAGATGGCAGAAAGCAAATTGATGATATTCTGATGGCCACCCACCGTTGGATTGTTGTCGATGTGAAGAATTACTTTGGAAAATTTAATTACCTTAAGGGCGATTGCTTATTAAATGGCTTTACAATGGGGACGGATATCTTCGATGAGTTGGAAACTAAGACGAAAAAAGCCAGCCAAATAGCTGCTGAAGTTAGTCGCAACATCCAAGTAGATTCAGCAATGATATTTATTGGGGAACATTGTCAAGTTGATTTGGATTGTGTGCCGAAGGCACAAGTGGTGATGCGTAACGAGTTGTTCCAGTTTATTGATGGGCTCGAGTTCGCAGAACCGATGGCGGATTGGCTGCAGAAAAAAGTGGCGACGAAGCTGGACTTTTATCGTACGGATGAGAGACCGCCGGACATTGCTTTAGAGCCCAAGCAGTTTGAGGAGTTGAAGAAGGGGATTCGTTGTGGGAAGTGTAGTGGGTATAATATGACAGCTAATAAATTATGGATTACATGCATGGATTGCGGTAAAAAAGAATCTTACAAAGAGACCATTTGTCGGCATGCCATTGAGTTACGTTACCTATTTTATTATTATCCAGAAATGGGAACGACGAAGAATATCTATGAGTTAATGGGAGGCAAAATTTCAAAAAGATCAATCCGCAGATATTTAAGCATAGAATTCACCCCTTCTAATGGTGGGAATGGATGTTATTATGCTGTTAAGCTTAAACAATAA
- a CDS encoding LysM peptidoglycan-binding domain-containing protein — protein MEKKIMRKRKGKWIAVSTSLIASLSIISHSGQAIMAQEASDDNASSDDSQWHAPAPEVSWQDVPEESATPEVYEEVVEEVVYEEPVYEEPVYESVTEVVEEWVEEPVAEVYVAAVEEVAAEEVADATVVEELVAEVPVVEEVIEAEISAEVVETPLEEVDATEVVEEVIATEVVEESTEVLAEESFVGEAPLEDVVEEGEWVEETPVENEWVAAETEISEEWVAEDVVEEVLTEEIVEETPVTELPVEEAPLEETPVEEAPLEEAPLEETPVEEAPLEEAPLEEIPAEEVVEVEVPTEEITEDFAEELPVEEVIEETPEEIVEEAPIEETPEEASEEAPIEEAPIEEPTDAEVELPVESIEETDVETEPELETPEETEQPATQPEETQTEADKPVTTTPTQNNQTETTTSQQTPTAQRTTAQQTQAEVTKHQVMRGDTLWSLAQRNNTTVENLRKWNNLADNTIVINHSLYVSDPAATTQTNDRRRQAEVKNYTINSGDTLYSIARRNNVTINDLKQWNNLTSDTIYTNVNLIISNPNATAEDDNVASEIPINNSASTKNYTVQSGDTLFAIARRNNVSVDQLREWNNISGSLIYANRPIIVSNPNGTSNNTNNTNNNSQATETPATNNQTHTVKRGEYLYSIATQYGVTVNQLREWNQLSNDMLYSNSQLIVSNPNASSTNPSNPTNPSNPTNSSNPTNPTNPTNPSTPTTPVTSNPDLSDASDRAQQVVQWFQEREGQTTYSMAYRNGPDSYDCSSAVFSALISAGYLSEGTWLGTTETLYGYEGSLLIPIAREDVQSGDIFVSGIKGQSLGSGGHTGVAVSNSQIIHSNYSDNGISTTAIEGYTASRGMPTYWYRLNDAFIAN, from the coding sequence TTGGAAAAGAAGATTATGCGTAAACGGAAAGGGAAATGGATTGCGGTTTCGACGTCGTTAATTGCCTCTCTTTCAATAATTTCTCATTCTGGACAAGCAATAATGGCACAAGAGGCTTCTGATGATAATGCTTCTAGTGATGATTCACAGTGGCATGCGCCAGCGCCAGAAGTTTCATGGCAAGATGTTCCTGAGGAAAGTGCAACGCCAGAAGTTTATGAAGAAGTTGTAGAAGAAGTTGTTTATGAAGAGCCTGTGTATGAAGAGCCTGTTTACGAATCTGTTACAGAAGTCGTAGAAGAATGGGTGGAGGAGCCCGTTGCTGAGGTTTATGTAGCAGCTGTTGAGGAAGTAGCGGCTGAAGAGGTTGCGGATGCAACTGTTGTTGAAGAGCTAGTGGCAGAAGTTCCAGTAGTTGAGGAAGTTATTGAAGCAGAAATTTCTGCAGAGGTAGTTGAAACGCCTTTGGAAGAAGTCGATGCCACTGAAGTGGTAGAAGAAGTTATCGCAACCGAAGTAGTAGAAGAGTCTACTGAAGTATTAGCTGAAGAGTCTTTTGTTGGTGAAGCGCCTCTTGAAGATGTAGTAGAAGAAGGCGAATGGGTTGAAGAAACGCCTGTTGAAAATGAATGGGTAGCAGCCGAAACAGAAATTTCTGAAGAATGGGTAGCAGAAGATGTAGTTGAGGAAGTTTTAACTGAGGAAATTGTAGAAGAAACTCCCGTGACAGAACTTCCAGTAGAAGAAGCTCCTTTAGAGGAAACGCCAGTAGAAGAAGCTCCATTAGAAGAAGCACCTTTAGAGGAAACGCCAGTAGAAGAAGCTCCATTGGAAGAAGCACCTTTAGAAGAAATACCTGCTGAAGAAGTCGTTGAAGTGGAAGTTCCGACAGAGGAAATCACTGAAGATTTTGCCGAAGAACTACCAGTTGAGGAAGTTATCGAGGAAACGCCTGAAGAGATCGTAGAGGAAGCACCAATTGAGGAAACGCCTGAGGAAGCTTCTGAAGAAGCACCGATTGAAGAAGCACCGATTGAGGAGCCAACTGACGCAGAAGTTGAACTTCCAGTTGAAAGTATTGAAGAAACTGACGTTGAAACAGAACCAGAATTGGAGACCCCGGAAGAAACTGAACAACCAGCGACTCAACCAGAAGAAACCCAAACTGAAGCTGATAAACCAGTAACGACAACGCCAACACAAAATAATCAAACAGAAACGACAACTAGCCAACAGACACCAACCGCACAGCGTACCACAGCCCAACAAACACAAGCTGAGGTAACAAAACATCAAGTGATGCGTGGTGACACCTTGTGGTCATTAGCTCAACGCAACAATACAACCGTTGAGAACCTTAGAAAATGGAATAATTTAGCTGATAATACAATTGTCATTAATCATTCTTTATATGTTTCTGATCCAGCTGCAACAACGCAAACAAACGATCGACGTCGTCAAGCGGAAGTGAAAAATTATACGATCAATAGTGGCGATACTTTGTATTCAATCGCGCGTCGCAATAACGTTACAATAAATGATTTGAAACAATGGAATAATTTAACCAGTGATACAATTTACACCAACGTCAATCTTATTATTTCAAATCCTAATGCGACAGCCGAAGACGATAATGTTGCTAGTGAAATACCAATAAATAATTCTGCGTCAACTAAAAACTATACCGTTCAAAGTGGCGATACCTTATTTGCTATTGCCCGCCGTAATAATGTATCGGTGGATCAATTACGTGAATGGAATAATATTTCTGGTTCTTTGATTTACGCAAACCGTCCAATCATTGTGTCCAATCCAAACGGTACTAGTAACAATACAAACAATACAAACAATAACTCGCAAGCAACGGAAACACCTGCTACCAACAATCAAACACATACCGTTAAACGCGGTGAATACTTGTATTCGATTGCTACCCAATATGGTGTGACAGTCAACCAATTGCGTGAGTGGAATCAATTATCAAATGATATGCTTTATTCAAATAGCCAATTAATTGTTTCAAATCCAAATGCCAGCAGCACAAACCCAAGCAACCCAACTAACCCAAGCAACCCAACTAACTCAAGCAACCCAACTAACCCAACTAACCCGACTAATCCATCTACCCCAACCACGCCTGTAACCAGCAACCCTGATTTATCGGATGCAAGCGATCGCGCTCAGCAAGTGGTACAATGGTTCCAAGAACGTGAAGGACAAACAACTTATTCGATGGCTTATCGTAATGGTCCTGATAGCTATGACTGCTCAAGTGCGGTATTTAGTGCATTGATTTCCGCAGGCTATTTAAGTGAAGGCACGTGGTTAGGAACAACTGAAACCCTTTATGGGTATGAAGGGTCGTTATTAATACCAATTGCACGTGAGGATGTTCAATCAGGCGATATTTTCGTTTCAGGAATTAAAGGTCAATCGCTTGGTTCTGGTGGACACACAGGTGTTGCCGTAAGTAATAGTCAAATTATTCATTCAAATTATAGCGATAACGGAATTTCGACTACTGCCATTGAAGGATATACAGCTAGTCGTGGAATGCCAACCTATTGGTATCGCCTAAATGATGCTTTTATTGCTAATTAA
- a CDS encoding cyclophilin-like fold protein, which produces MQMTIEGVTFTLNLIENPASQTLLANLPLTLTMDDLHRNEKYASLDQSYPIQPQSVGQINAGDVMLFGSNTLVIFYDSFSTSYAYTPIGQISEVDQLISLLNHNQAVEIPFTLE; this is translated from the coding sequence ATGCAAATGACCATTGAAGGGGTAACCTTTACATTAAACCTAATTGAAAACCCAGCTTCGCAAACTTTATTAGCAAATCTACCACTTACGCTGACCATGGATGATTTACATCGTAATGAAAAATATGCCAGTCTCGACCAGTCGTATCCGATTCAACCTCAATCCGTTGGTCAAATTAATGCCGGAGATGTAATGCTATTCGGTTCAAACACTTTAGTTATTTTCTATGACAGCTTTTCTACTAGTTACGCCTATACACCGATTGGACAAATTAGCGAAGTGGATCAATTAATTTCGTTACTCAACCACAATCAAGCGGTTGAAATCCCTTTTACTTTAGAATAA
- a CDS encoding muramidase family protein, with amino-acid sequence MKNKSYRKLIGTSALTIAASAFLGLAPIDASAQSATHTVQAGEYLLSIANQYGVTVEELRVWNGLTNDMIDVGDVLALYGTSTGNTGSSDSTNSTGVHTVQAGQTLYDIAGRYGITVSELMAWNGLTSSMIDVGDQLVLYSGATVNPTPTTPTDATGVHTVQAGQTLYGIAANYGVTVSQLMSWNGLSTTLIDVGDQLVLYGGDGTVDETPAPSGVHVVQSGEYLYLIANNYGVTVAQLRAWNNLASDMIYPGDQLVLSGSNVVTPDPTSPNNVHTVVAGDTLYSLANRYGVTVSELMAWNGLSTTFLNIGDQIAYYGESSGEVVTPPTDDTTVETPTTPEESQDSQTSEDDTETNTTDDETQIHVVAEGENLWRIANQYNVTVHNLRIWNELDSDILTVGQELVILNPALEPRVHIVVSGDNLYRIAVDNHTSEANIMTWNDLVSSVLAVGQRLFVSDPDPVLHEAVQGETLEQIAEQYNVTQEDLREWNLLPENTTVVNGTLVVSDPTGMR; translated from the coding sequence ATGAAAAATAAATCTTATAGAAAATTAATCGGAACATCTGCATTAACGATTGCAGCATCTGCCTTCCTTGGCTTAGCTCCGATTGATGCGTCAGCTCAATCAGCAACCCATACAGTGCAAGCGGGAGAATATTTACTTTCTATCGCCAATCAATATGGTGTGACGGTTGAAGAACTGCGCGTTTGGAATGGTTTAACAAATGATATGATTGATGTTGGCGATGTCCTAGCCTTATATGGTACATCAACTGGCAATACAGGTAGTAGTGATTCAACCAATTCAACAGGAGTACATACCGTTCAAGCAGGTCAAACATTATACGATATTGCTGGACGTTATGGGATTACTGTATCCGAATTAATGGCTTGGAATGGCTTAACCAGTTCAATGATTGATGTTGGCGACCAATTGGTTCTATACAGTGGTGCAACTGTCAACCCAACACCAACCACGCCAACCGATGCAACAGGTGTGCATACGGTCCAAGCAGGGCAAACCCTTTATGGAATTGCGGCTAATTATGGCGTGACCGTTAGTCAATTAATGTCATGGAACGGTTTATCTACAACTTTAATCGATGTTGGCGACCAATTAGTCTTATACGGAGGTGACGGAACGGTTGATGAAACTCCCGCACCAAGTGGCGTCCACGTTGTCCAATCTGGTGAATATTTATATTTAATCGCGAATAACTACGGTGTGACAGTTGCCCAATTAAGAGCATGGAATAATTTAGCCAGCGATATGATTTATCCGGGTGATCAATTAGTGTTGTCAGGTTCAAACGTCGTTACCCCTGACCCAACAAGCCCAAATAACGTTCATACGGTTGTAGCAGGTGATACGCTTTATAGTCTGGCTAATCGGTATGGTGTAACAGTTTCAGAATTAATGGCTTGGAACGGACTTAGTACAACCTTCCTAAATATTGGCGATCAAATCGCATATTACGGCGAAAGTTCTGGTGAAGTTGTAACCCCTCCAACGGATGACACAACAGTGGAAACCCCAACAACACCAGAAGAATCACAAGATTCACAAACATCTGAAGACGATACAGAAACAAATACAACAGACGATGAAACACAAATTCATGTGGTTGCTGAAGGCGAAAACCTATGGCGTATTGCCAACCAATATAATGTAACGGTTCATAATCTACGCATCTGGAACGAATTGGACAGTGACATTTTAACGGTTGGACAAGAACTCGTTATCTTAAACCCAGCCTTAGAACCGCGCGTCCATATTGTCGTTTCCGGCGATAACCTTTACCGCATCGCTGTTGATAATCATACCTCTGAGGCAAATATCATGACATGGAACGATTTAGTATCAAGCGTCCTAGCGGTTGGTCAAAGACTCTTTGTTTCTGATCCAGATCCTGTGCTGCATGAAGCCGTGCAAGGTGAAACCCTCGAGCAAATTGCCGAGCAATACAACGTTACCCAAGAAGACCTCCGCGAATGGAACCTTCTCCCTGAAAACACCACGGTTGTCAACGGCACCCTGGTTGTCTCAGACCCAACCGGTATGCGTTAA